From one Parambassis ranga chromosome 5, fParRan2.1, whole genome shotgun sequence genomic stretch:
- the LOC114436675 gene encoding ladderlectin-like isoform X1: protein MKLLTVSALLCAVMALTTAASLKDGTALNETETLSSADPRGVNKFASCTTGWTEFNGKCYIYEPKSMTYAEAQKNCQSKGANLASVHSDAEYKHLQNVVYQATYTNGHAWIGGSDSLQEGLWYWSDGTTFEYKKWCPGEPDNGGGNQDCAYMNYGSNGCFDWDDGGCATEMPSICVKRTPEL, encoded by the exons ATGAAACTGCTGACTGTGTCTGCACTCCTGTGTGCAGTGATGGCTCTGACCACTGCTGCTAGT CTTAAAGATGGAACTGCCCTGAATGAGACAGAGACACTCAGTTCAGCAG ACCCTCGTGGTGTCAATAAATTTGCAAGTTGTACCACTGGATGGACTGAGTTCAATGGCAAATGTTACATCTATGAGCCCAAATCCATGACCTATGCTGAGGCTCAG AAAAACTGTCAGTCCAAGGGTGCTAACCTGGCATCTGTGCACAGTGATGCTGAGTATAAGCACCTTCAGAACGTGGTATATCAGGCCACTTACACAAATGGACATGCTTGGATTGGAGGCTCTGACAGTCTGCAG GAGGGGCTCTGGTACTGGAGCGATGGAACAACTTTTGAATATAAGAAGTGGTGCCCTGGAGAGCCTGATAATGGCGGAGGCAACCAGGACTGTGCATATATGAACTATGGAA GTAATGGGTGTTTTGATTGGGATGATGGTGGCTGTGCAACTGAGATGCCATCAATCTGTGTCAAGAGGACCCCtgagctgtga
- the LOC114436675 gene encoding ladderlectin-like isoform X2: MKLLTVSALLCAVMALTTAANGTALNETETLSSADPRGVNKFASCTTGWTEFNGKCYIYEPKSMTYAEAQKNCQSKGANLASVHSDAEYKHLQNVVYQATYTNGHAWIGGSDSLQEGLWYWSDGTTFEYKKWCPGEPDNGGGNQDCAYMNYGSNGCFDWDDGGCATEMPSICVKRTPEL; encoded by the exons ATGAAACTGCTGACTGTGTCTGCACTCCTGTGTGCAGTGATGGCTCTGACCACTGCTGCTA ATGGAACTGCCCTGAATGAGACAGAGACACTCAGTTCAGCAG ACCCTCGTGGTGTCAATAAATTTGCAAGTTGTACCACTGGATGGACTGAGTTCAATGGCAAATGTTACATCTATGAGCCCAAATCCATGACCTATGCTGAGGCTCAG AAAAACTGTCAGTCCAAGGGTGCTAACCTGGCATCTGTGCACAGTGATGCTGAGTATAAGCACCTTCAGAACGTGGTATATCAGGCCACTTACACAAATGGACATGCTTGGATTGGAGGCTCTGACAGTCTGCAG GAGGGGCTCTGGTACTGGAGCGATGGAACAACTTTTGAATATAAGAAGTGGTGCCCTGGAGAGCCTGATAATGGCGGAGGCAACCAGGACTGTGCATATATGAACTATGGAA GTAATGGGTGTTTTGATTGGGATGATGGTGGCTGTGCAACTGAGATGCCATCAATCTGTGTCAAGAGGACCCCtgagctgtga